The proteins below are encoded in one region of Scyliorhinus torazame isolate Kashiwa2021f chromosome 8, sScyTor2.1, whole genome shotgun sequence:
- the LOC140428831 gene encoding histone H2B 1.2-like, with protein MGNEKKPAVSKDGKKALKEMPVKRNKKRMLSRKESYSIYMVMKQVHPVTGISSKAMSIINSFTNDIFECIMAHSNKKHTTGSRETQTNVRLLLPGELAIHAESKVVTKYTSSK; from the coding sequence ATGGGGAATGAAAAGAAGCCGGCAGTTTCAAAGGACGGGAAGAAAGCCCTGAAGGAAATGCCAGTCAAGCGCAACAAGAAGAGAATGCTATCCAGGAAGGAGAGTTATTCCATCTACatggtgatgaagcaggttcatccCGTCACGGGTATCTCCTCCAAGGCAATGAGCATCATCAACTCGTTCACCAACGATATCTTCGAGTGCATCATGGCCCATTCCAACAAGAAGCACACCACCGGCTCCCGAGAGACTCAGACCaatgtgcgcctgctgctgcccggggaactggccatccACGCCGAGTCAAAGGTGGTGACCAAGTACAcgagctccaagtaa